Part of the uncultured Cohaesibacter sp. genome is shown below.
CAAAGGATATCGCGGTAGAATTCACTTCGTTGTCAAAGACCTTCTCCATGCCCGGTTGGCGCATGGGCTTTGCGGTCGGCAACGAACGAATGATCCGTGCGCTGACGCGTGTGAAATCCTACCTCGATTACGGTGCCTTCACACCCATTCAGGTCGCCGCCGCCGCCGCCCTCAATGGTGCAGAGGACTGCATCGCAGAAGCACGAGAAGTCTATCGCTATCGCCGCGACGTCATGGTCGAAAGCTTCACCCGTGCAGGCTGGCCAATCCCGACGCCGGAAGCAACCATGTTTGCCTGGGTGCCGGTGCCGGAGAAATTCCGTTCCATCGGTTCGCTTGAATTCGCCAAACGGCTGGTGGCAGAAGCCCATGTGGCTGTCGCACCAGGCGTCGGCTTTGGTGAATATGGCGATGAATATGTTCGCCTTGCTTTCGTGGAAAACGAACAGCGTATTCGTCAGGCAGCGCGCAACATTCGTCGCTTCCTTGCCTCTGCTGAGTAATAAACTGCATTCTGATATGTAGTTAGAAACAAAATGCCATTCGCGAGTGTAGAGAAATCCGGTTATTTCCAGATTGTGCTTGCGAATGGCTGTTGGCTTGCGTAACTATTCAAGAACAAACAGTTTTGCTCTTGAATTTCCTGATTTTTTTTCTTTCAGAAATTAATTTGCAAAAGCGCCAGACCAACAATATCGATTTATCGGACTACATAAATACATGAGCGCTCCTCTTAAGCTCGGCCTTGCCGGTCTCGGCACGGTAGGCATTTCTGCCCTCAAACGTCTCGTTTCCATGGAAAATGAACTGGCGATCAAGGCCGGTCGTTCGCTTCGGGTCGAAGCGGTTTCTGCCCGAAATCCGAACAAGGATCGTGGTGTCGATCTCACCAGGTTCAGTTGGTACACAGATCCGACCGAGATGGCCAAGAGTGATGAGATCGACGTATTTGTAGAGTTGATTGGTGGCGACAGTGGCCCGGCGGAAGAAGCCGTAAGAGCGGCCATCATGGCGGGAAAACACGTCATCACGGCCAACAAGGCCCTGTTGGCCAGGCATGGCAACGAACTGGCAAAGCTAGCTGAAGAGCATAACGTCTCGATCAATTTCGAAGCGGCCGTTGCCGGCGGCATCCCCGTTATCAAGGCCATTCGTGAAGGTCTGACGAGCAACACGATCACCCGCATCTATGGCATTCTCAACGGTACCTGCAACTATATCCTGTCGCGAATGGAAGACGAGGGCATCGCGTTTGAGGATTGCCTCAAGGACGCCCAGCGTCTCGGTTATGCTGAAGCCGATCCGTCTTTCGACATCGAGGGCAACGACACCGCCCACAAACTGGCCATTCTCACCAGCCTTGCTTTTGGCAGCCAGATCGATGTTGACTCCATTTTTCTTGAAGGCATCACCAGCATCACACCGGCCGACATTGCCGCAGCTGAAGAGCTAGGCTTCCGGATCAAGCTGCTTGGGGTGGCACAGAAAACAGAGAGCGGCATTGAGCAGCGGGTCCACCCGACCATGGTGCCTCTGGATTCCCCCATTGCCCAGGTCGATGGAGTAACCAACGCTGTTGCCATTGAAGGTGATGCGATCGGGTCGATCACCCTTGCCGGGCCCGGCGCTGGCGGTCAGGCAACGGCATCCGCCGTCATTGCCGATATCATCGATATTGCCCGCGGACTTGAGGTCAAACCACTCGGTCGACCGGCTTCGACTCTT
Proteins encoded:
- a CDS encoding homoserine dehydrogenase, whose product is MSAPLKLGLAGLGTVGISALKRLVSMENELAIKAGRSLRVEAVSARNPNKDRGVDLTRFSWYTDPTEMAKSDEIDVFVELIGGDSGPAEEAVRAAIMAGKHVITANKALLARHGNELAKLAEEHNVSINFEAAVAGGIPVIKAIREGLTSNTITRIYGILNGTCNYILSRMEDEGIAFEDCLKDAQRLGYAEADPSFDIEGNDTAHKLAILTSLAFGSQIDVDSIFLEGITSITPADIAAAEELGFRIKLLGVAQKTESGIEQRVHPTMVPLDSPIAQVDGVTNAVAIEGDAIGSITLAGPGAGGQATASAVIADIIDIARGLEVKPLGRPASTLQPYKPAEMRAHEGGYYIRLKVSDQSGVFASIANRMAQQGISLESIVQRKAKDKVELKSEVITKDKRSQDVVLITYETTELAIRTAIETIVNDGHVVASPQVIRIERL